One stretch of Zingiber officinale cultivar Zhangliang chromosome 6B, Zo_v1.1, whole genome shotgun sequence DNA includes these proteins:
- the LOC121989917 gene encoding non-specific lipid-transfer protein 1-like produces MARSTSCVAAAALLLLVALAAVPRREAALTCGNVVMFLSSCIPYARGTTAEPSEACCSGVRGLNEAAKTTPDRQTACNCIKSTIFSLPGIKPAVVSGVPSKCGVSVPYPISTSIDCSKVE; encoded by the exons ATGGCGCGCTCTACATCTTGTGTCGCAGCAGCTGCTCTGCTTCTGCTGGTGGCCCTGGCGGCGGTGCCGCGGAGGGAGGCGGCGCTGACGTGTGGTAATGTCGTGATGTTCCTGTCGTCGTGCATCCCGTACGCACGGGGCACGACGGCGGAGCCGTCGGAGGCGTGCTGTAGCGGGGTTCGGGGGCTGAACGAGGCCGCAAAGACGACGCCGGACCGGCAGACGGCCTGCAACTGCATCAAGTCGACCATCTTCTCTCTGCCCGGCATCAAGCCCGCCGTCGTCAGCGGCGTCCCCAGCAAGTGCGGCGTCAGCGTCCCGTACCCCATCTCCACCTCAATCGACTGCTCCAA GGTGGAGTAA